From Paraburkholderia hayleyella, a single genomic window includes:
- the pcaD gene encoding 3-oxoadipate enol-lactonase: MPYAAVNGIQLHYRLDGEQQHDAPWVILSNGLGSDLSMWAPQIEALAQQFRVLRYDTRGHGHSDVPPGPYTIEQLSGDVLGLMDHLKIERAHFCGLSMGGLTGIALAARHASRFSRVALCNTAARIGTSEVWLPRAAKARSEGLAALVDVLMPRWFSASFIAREPLVLAAMRDVLVHTSGEGYAANCDALNAADLRPEISRITAPTLVLAGMHDRATTPGQGRELADGIAGSRYVELDAAHVSNIEQAQLFTQTVLNFLKER; encoded by the coding sequence ATGCCTTACGCCGCAGTTAACGGTATCCAGCTTCATTACCGGCTCGATGGTGAGCAGCAACACGATGCTCCCTGGGTCATCCTGTCGAATGGGCTTGGCAGTGATCTGTCGATGTGGGCGCCTCAAATTGAGGCGCTGGCACAGCAGTTTCGCGTGTTGCGTTACGACACGCGTGGCCATGGCCATTCGGATGTGCCGCCGGGGCCCTACACGATTGAACAATTGAGCGGTGATGTGCTTGGCCTGATGGATCATCTCAAGATTGAACGGGCGCATTTTTGTGGATTATCCATGGGGGGCCTGACGGGCATCGCGCTGGCAGCGCGGCATGCGTCGCGTTTTTCTCGTGTGGCGTTGTGCAATACGGCGGCGCGTATTGGTACGTCCGAGGTGTGGCTGCCACGGGCCGCGAAAGCCCGTAGCGAAGGGCTGGCTGCACTGGTTGATGTGTTGATGCCACGCTGGTTTTCAGCCAGCTTTATTGCCCGGGAGCCGTTGGTGCTGGCCGCGATGCGCGATGTGCTCGTGCATACCAGCGGCGAAGGCTATGCGGCAAATTGCGATGCCCTTAACGCCGCTGACCTGCGCCCGGAGATCTCACGTATCACCGCGCCCACGCTGGTGCTGGCAGGTATGCATGATCGGGCTACAACACCTGGGCAGGGCCGTGAGCTGGCTGATGGCATTGCCGGGTCGCGTTATGTCGAACTTGACGCCGCGCATGTGTCGAATATCGAGCAAGCTCAATTATTCACGCAGACCGTGCTGAACTTCCTCAAGGAACGCTAA
- a CDS encoding universal stress protein, whose amino-acid sequence MYTRILVAVDGSQTARRAFDAALDLARSNGARLQPFYVIENIPMYFEAPGYDPSVLRNNMIEQGKELGTQFAQAMREQDVEGELLTGEASSLDDVSTVILRAATQFGADLLVLGTHGRRGVQRLILGSIAERCVRQATLPVLLIPAAAVLANLPADEKADHPDSSAPA is encoded by the coding sequence ATGTACACACGTATTCTGGTTGCTGTCGATGGTAGTCAAACCGCCCGCCGGGCCTTCGACGCAGCGCTCGACCTTGCACGTTCAAACGGTGCCCGGTTGCAACCGTTTTATGTCATAGAAAACATCCCGATGTATTTCGAGGCGCCAGGCTACGATCCGTCCGTCCTGCGCAACAACATGATCGAACAAGGGAAAGAACTCGGCACCCAGTTTGCGCAAGCGATGCGCGAACAGGACGTCGAAGGCGAGCTCCTCACAGGCGAAGCGTCATCGCTAGATGATGTGTCAACCGTGATATTGCGCGCGGCCACGCAATTCGGAGCAGATTTGCTGGTGCTTGGCACCCACGGCCGGCGCGGTGTCCAGCGGTTAATCCTCGGCAGCATCGCGGAGCGCTGCGTGCGCCAGGCCACGCTGCCGGTTCTGCTGATTCCAGCCGCCGCTGTTCTAGCCAACCTTCCGGCCGACGAAAAAGCAGATCATCCGGACAGCAGTGCCCCTGCCTGA
- the pcaC gene encoding 4-carboxymuconolactone decarboxylase, producing MNDEERYLAGLSVRRAVLGEAHVERSLATRTEMNHEFQDLITRYAWGEIWTRDGLPRHTRSLLTIAMMVALNRSEELALHLRAAKNNGVTRMQIKEVLLQAAIYCGVPAANSAFHLADRIFAEDDSASNAI from the coding sequence ATGAACGACGAAGAGCGCTACCTGGCGGGTCTGAGCGTGCGCCGTGCTGTGTTGGGCGAGGCTCATGTAGAGCGTTCACTGGCGACGCGCACGGAGATGAATCACGAGTTCCAGGATTTGATCACGCGCTATGCGTGGGGCGAGATCTGGACCCGGGACGGTTTGCCACGCCATACGCGCAGCTTGCTGACGATTGCGATGATGGTGGCGCTCAATCGCAGCGAGGAGTTGGCGCTGCATCTGCGCGCGGCAAAAAACAATGGCGTGACGCGTATGCAAATCAAGGAAGTCCTGTTGCAAGCCGCCATTTATTGCGGTGTGCCGGCGGCCAATTCAGCATTTCATCTGGCCGACAGGATATTTGCCGAAGACGATAGCGCAAGCAATGCCATCTGA
- a CDS encoding helix-turn-helix domain-containing protein, with amino-acid sequence MELVEMHRQESALNRMMPVAPSERSPSTVDRARIIEYRKKKKESQRRFWARFGVTQSRGSRFEAGADIPAPVSILLGLYFTKTVSDGDLGRAERLLYSWGPASMVSQGR; translated from the coding sequence ATGGAATTAGTAGAAATGCATCGGCAAGAGAGCGCCCTTAACCGGATGATGCCAGTTGCACCGTCAGAACGTTCACCATCCACAGTGGACCGCGCCCGCATCATTGAGTACAGAAAGAAGAAAAAAGAAAGTCAGCGCCGGTTCTGGGCGCGTTTCGGTGTAACCCAATCGCGGGGAAGCCGATTTGAAGCGGGCGCAGATATTCCTGCACCCGTCTCTATATTGCTGGGGTTGTATTTTACGAAAACAGTTTCCGATGGCGATTTAGGTCGCGCTGAGCGGTTGCTGTATAGCTGGGGGCCAGCTTCAATGGTTAGCCAGGGTCGATAA
- a CDS encoding helix-turn-helix transcriptional regulator, whose amino-acid sequence MSPMLNATDEASWFGAVSQLTAAWGFEQVLVAVLPRPGLRLEDAYIRSTYSESWLQVYVKQGLAHIDPTVQHCVSKSSPLIWSPSIFSTQPQQSMYEEARAHGLRAGVTLPIHGPKQEAGMLCFVNDSNPTDAFWRHLDSVLPNLVLLRDLVIDTTQQYLSTHAQALLPKLTPRERECLKWTARGKSTWEISHILNCSEAVVDFHMKNISTKFGVNSRRAAAVIATQLGLIDPG is encoded by the coding sequence ATGTCTCCGATGCTCAACGCGACCGACGAAGCATCCTGGTTCGGGGCGGTGTCGCAATTAACAGCAGCATGGGGATTTGAACAGGTGCTCGTGGCTGTCTTGCCGCGGCCGGGCCTTCGGCTCGAAGATGCCTATATACGCAGCACCTATTCAGAATCATGGCTCCAGGTTTACGTCAAGCAGGGGCTGGCGCACATCGACCCGACAGTCCAGCACTGCGTGAGCAAATCGAGCCCACTTATCTGGTCGCCTTCGATTTTTTCTACCCAGCCACAGCAGTCCATGTATGAAGAGGCGCGTGCCCATGGACTACGCGCGGGCGTCACACTGCCTATTCATGGACCTAAACAGGAAGCGGGGATGCTGTGCTTTGTCAATGACAGCAACCCGACCGACGCTTTTTGGCGTCATCTGGATAGTGTGTTGCCGAATCTGGTTTTATTGCGTGATCTGGTCATTGATACCACTCAACAATATCTGAGTACGCACGCTCAGGCGTTGCTGCCCAAACTTACACCGCGCGAACGCGAATGCCTCAAATGGACGGCGCGCGGCAAATCCACATGGGAAATTTCGCATATCCTGAACTGTTCGGAAGCCGTGGTCGACTTCCATATGAAAAATATCAGCACGAAATTTGGTGTGAATTCGCGGCGCGCAGCAGCCGTGATTGCAACTCAGTTAGGCCTTATCGACCCTGGCTAA
- a CDS encoding 3-oxoacid CoA-transferase subunit A translates to MVNKIFASLQAAVADIHDGATVMIGGFGTAGMPSELIDALIEQGARDLTIVNNNAGNGEIGLAALLKAKRVRKIICSFPRQTDSYVFDALYRAGEIELELVPQGNLAERIRAAGAGIGGFFTPTGYGTKLAEGKETRLIDGRHYVFETPLAADFALIKAYQGDRWGNLVYRKTARNFGPIMASAAKTAIVQVSQVVPLGVLDPEVIITPGIFVQRVVEVPQVAHAVQGVSAHRSMTSA, encoded by the coding sequence ATGGTTAACAAGATTTTTGCTTCACTTCAGGCCGCTGTGGCTGATATTCACGACGGTGCGACGGTGATGATCGGTGGTTTTGGCACGGCAGGTATGCCGTCTGAACTGATCGACGCGCTGATCGAACAGGGTGCGCGCGATCTCACGATTGTCAATAACAATGCCGGTAACGGCGAGATCGGCCTTGCGGCGCTACTCAAAGCTAAACGTGTGCGCAAAATCATCTGTTCGTTTCCGCGCCAGACGGATTCTTACGTGTTCGATGCGTTGTACCGCGCTGGTGAGATCGAGCTGGAGCTCGTACCTCAAGGCAATCTGGCCGAACGGATTCGTGCTGCGGGCGCGGGCATTGGTGGGTTTTTCACTCCAACGGGTTATGGCACAAAGCTGGCCGAAGGCAAGGAAACCCGGCTGATCGACGGCCGTCATTATGTGTTTGAGACACCGCTTGCCGCTGATTTCGCTCTGATCAAGGCGTATCAGGGCGATCGCTGGGGCAATCTGGTATATCGCAAGACAGCTCGCAATTTCGGGCCCATCATGGCCAGCGCGGCCAAAACCGCGATCGTACAGGTGTCCCAGGTTGTGCCGCTTGGTGTGCTGGACCCCGAGGTCATCATCACACCGGGCATCTTCGTGCAACGGGTCGTTGAAGTGCCGCAGGTCGCACATGCGGTACAGGGCGTTTCGGCGCATCGCTCCATGACGTCCGCCTGA
- a CDS encoding acyl-homoserine-lactone synthase encodes MRTAIRIGMRQEFDNHDINEMYRLRARVFHERLGWEVPTIAGLEVDGYDALGPYYMLIQNQEKEVKGCLRLMPTEGPNMLKDTFPQVLQGAEAPRGRHIWELSRFAIEAGKEQGFGFAELTLNAIHQLVTFADQMGITRYVTVTTIAIERMLRRTGVEVTRLGPPVQIGIERAIALNIMVSPQTRIALLGPLPMAA; translated from the coding sequence ATGCGAACGGCAATTCGAATTGGTATGCGACAAGAATTTGACAATCACGATATTAACGAAATGTACCGGCTGCGAGCACGGGTCTTTCACGAACGGCTAGGCTGGGAAGTCCCGACAATAGCCGGTCTGGAGGTCGATGGTTATGACGCGCTGGGCCCGTACTACATGCTGATTCAAAATCAGGAAAAAGAAGTCAAGGGTTGTTTGCGTCTCATGCCAACAGAAGGCCCCAATATGTTGAAAGACACATTCCCCCAGGTTCTGCAGGGAGCAGAAGCGCCAAGGGGACGTCATATATGGGAATTAAGCCGCTTTGCCATCGAAGCGGGAAAAGAACAGGGATTTGGTTTCGCCGAGTTAACCCTGAATGCCATACACCAACTCGTGACATTCGCTGACCAAATGGGCATTACGCGTTATGTCACCGTCACAACCATCGCCATCGAGCGCATGCTACGCCGCACTGGAGTCGAAGTCACACGGCTCGGGCCACCCGTCCAGATCGGCATAGAGCGGGCCATAGCCTTGAATATCATGGTTAGTCCACAAACCCGCATCGCGCTCCTTGGACCGCTGCCAATGGCCGCATGA
- a CDS encoding MFS transporter: MAAMPHTLDVQQFIDELRFSPYQWFIFTLCFLIIVMDGFDTVAMGFVVPALSTQWDLSIVELIPVMSAALVGLAPGALVAGPLADRIGRKKVLLGAVLLFAAFSLACAFAGSLTELLVLRLLTGLGLGAAMPCMTALMYESAPARCRSLLVNTMFCGFTLGAAAGGLVAALLIPLYGWRSTFLLGGMIPLVLFVVSLALPESIRFMVLRGFPATKVALVLRRLAPDRSFGQTRFVLSGEAPMRRLSGLSVVLSRRFRGGTAMLWLTYFNGLLVYYLLTGWLPALMHEEGFAAHEGVLVAALFQLGGVPGAIGMGWLMDRFEPHRVIATGFGLTALLVWMVGQEVDYLPFLASVTFVAGMFMNGAQSSLPTLASRFYPTSGRATGVAWMLGMGRVGGIVGAFSGGLLLQAHFGFSAIFSWLSLPALVAAIALLVKHALTSRMHSRNAPAKPV, from the coding sequence ATGGCAGCCATGCCTCACACGCTCGATGTGCAGCAGTTCATCGATGAACTGCGGTTCTCGCCGTATCAATGGTTCATTTTCACGTTGTGTTTTCTAATCATCGTGATGGATGGGTTTGATACCGTCGCCATGGGTTTCGTTGTGCCTGCGCTTAGCACGCAATGGGATCTGTCGATCGTTGAGCTGATACCGGTCATGAGCGCTGCGCTGGTGGGTCTCGCACCAGGCGCGCTGGTCGCCGGCCCACTGGCTGACCGGATAGGTCGCAAGAAGGTGCTGCTGGGTGCGGTGCTGCTTTTCGCTGCGTTCAGCCTGGCGTGTGCCTTTGCCGGGTCGCTCACGGAGTTGCTGGTGCTCCGGCTGTTGACGGGCCTTGGGTTAGGCGCGGCGATGCCCTGCATGACGGCACTCATGTACGAATCTGCGCCTGCGCGTTGCCGCTCGTTGCTGGTCAACACCATGTTTTGTGGCTTCACGCTGGGGGCGGCGGCGGGGGGGCTCGTTGCAGCGCTGCTGATTCCGCTTTACGGCTGGCGCAGTACGTTCCTTCTGGGCGGCATGATTCCGCTGGTGCTGTTCGTGGTGTCGCTGGCGCTGCCGGAATCCATCCGCTTCATGGTGCTGCGAGGTTTTCCTGCAACGAAAGTCGCTCTGGTGTTGCGGCGCCTGGCACCTGACAGATCGTTCGGACAGACACGGTTCGTATTGTCCGGCGAGGCTCCGATGCGCCGGCTATCGGGGCTATCGGTGGTGTTGTCACGACGCTTCAGGGGCGGCACGGCGATGCTTTGGCTGACTTACTTTAACGGCCTGCTGGTGTATTACCTGCTGACGGGCTGGCTGCCTGCGCTGATGCACGAAGAGGGCTTCGCTGCACACGAAGGTGTCCTCGTGGCCGCGCTCTTTCAGCTGGGTGGCGTGCCTGGCGCGATTGGCATGGGCTGGTTGATGGACCGTTTTGAGCCGCATCGGGTGATTGCGACGGGTTTTGGTCTGACTGCGCTTCTCGTCTGGATGGTGGGGCAGGAGGTCGATTATCTGCCGTTTCTGGCAAGCGTCACGTTTGTGGCAGGTATGTTCATGAACGGGGCGCAATCATCGTTGCCCACGCTGGCTTCCAGGTTTTATCCGACCAGTGGCCGGGCCACTGGCGTGGCATGGATGCTGGGCATGGGGCGAGTGGGCGGCATTGTGGGGGCATTTTCTGGAGGCTTGCTGCTGCAGGCGCATTTCGGTTTCAGCGCGATTTTCTCGTGGCTGTCGTTGCCCGCACTGGTTGCGGCAATAGCGCTGCTGGTTAAGCATGCGCTTACGTCGCGCATGCATTCACGAAATGCGCCGGCCAAACCGGTATAG
- a CDS encoding 3-oxoacid CoA-transferase subunit B: MKRLTRDQMAQRVAQDIPEGAYVNLGIGVPTLVANHLGTEREIFLHSENGLLGMGPAPAPGEEDDELINAGKQYVTLLRGGAYFHHADSFAMMRGGHLDFCVLGAFQVSVTGDLANWHTGAPDAIPAVGGAMDLALGARQVYVMMEHLTRQGESKIAAACSYPVTGVGCVDRIYTDLALLDVTAEGLVVREIFSDIDFAELSRLTGVPLIDATT; encoded by the coding sequence ATGAAACGACTTACCCGCGATCAAATGGCCCAACGTGTGGCCCAGGATATTCCCGAGGGCGCGTATGTGAACCTCGGGATTGGCGTGCCGACGCTAGTGGCCAATCACCTTGGCACTGAGCGTGAAATCTTCCTCCATAGCGAGAATGGCCTGTTAGGCATGGGCCCGGCTCCGGCTCCCGGCGAGGAAGATGACGAACTGATCAATGCTGGCAAACAGTACGTCACCTTGCTGCGTGGCGGCGCGTATTTTCACCATGCTGATTCGTTTGCGATGATGCGTGGCGGTCACCTGGATTTTTGTGTGCTGGGCGCGTTCCAGGTGTCGGTTACAGGCGATCTGGCGAACTGGCACACCGGCGCACCGGACGCGATTCCCGCGGTTGGCGGCGCGATGGATCTGGCGCTAGGTGCAAGGCAGGTCTACGTGATGATGGAGCATCTGACCAGACAGGGCGAGAGCAAGATCGCGGCCGCGTGCTCGTATCCAGTGACTGGCGTGGGCTGCGTGGACCGGATTTACACGGATCTGGCGCTGCTGGATGTGACAGCCGAGGGTCTCGTTGTCCGGGAAATATTCTCCGATATTGATTTTGCTGAATTGTCCCGGCTGACAGGCGTGCCGCTCATTGATGCCACAACTTAA
- the folE gene encoding GTP cyclohydrolase I FolE — protein MSRDAQPVNPSGALVRPTREEAEDAVRVLLRWAGDDPQREGLLDTPARVVRSYEEFFSGYSVNPHEILSRTFSEVDGYDEMIVLKDIRFESYCEHHMVPIIGRAHIAYLPERRVVGISKLARLVDAFAKRLQIQEKMTVQIADALNDILQPKGVGVMLEASHQCMSTRGVHKTGVAMVTSRMLGAFRTDASTRREFLAIIGNPMAINVSNT, from the coding sequence ATGAGCCGCGACGCACAGCCTGTCAATCCTTCTGGGGCACTCGTGCGCCCCACCCGGGAAGAAGCCGAGGACGCCGTGCGCGTGCTGTTGCGCTGGGCAGGAGACGATCCGCAACGCGAAGGCCTGCTCGACACGCCCGCCAGGGTTGTCCGGTCATATGAAGAATTTTTTTCGGGCTACAGCGTTAACCCGCACGAAATTTTATCGCGGACGTTTTCTGAAGTAGATGGCTATGACGAAATGATCGTGCTGAAAGATATCCGCTTCGAAAGCTATTGTGAACATCACATGGTGCCGATCATCGGCCGTGCTCATATCGCTTATCTGCCGGAGCGGCGGGTCGTGGGCATATCGAAGCTGGCGCGGCTCGTCGATGCGTTCGCCAAGCGCCTGCAGATTCAGGAAAAAATGACAGTGCAAATTGCCGATGCATTAAACGACATCCTGCAACCCAAAGGGGTGGGGGTCATGCTCGAGGCTTCACATCAATGCATGTCGACCCGCGGCGTACACAAGACAGGCGTGGCCATGGTCACTTCGCGCATGCTCGGCGCTTTTCGCACCGATGCATCGACGCGGCGGGAATTTCTCGCCATTATCGGCAACCCCATGGCAATCAATGTCTCGAATACCTAG
- a CDS encoding 3-carboxy-cis,cis-muconate cycloisomerase: protein MPDTSARLTRLICGTPLMNDIWSPHVTLQRMLDVEAALARACAAHGVIPSGAVGFIEAACDAACLDAEALARDAALAGNLAIPLVKQLTARVKQLDAAAAKYVHWGATSQDIIDTATVLQLRDTFVLLDEGLRAACAALARQAQAHRTTLMAGRTWLQQALPVTLGLKFAQWLDAMLRHGERLEALRTRMLVLQFGGAVGTLASLRDAAPAVTQTLAAELGLALPTLPWHTQRDRIAEAATYLGMLTGTLGKVARDLSLQMQTEVGELAEAAAAGKGGSSTMPHKRNPVGCAAVLSAAMRAPGLVATVLAGMVQEHERALGGWQAEWEALPDLARIAGGALAQTGQIIAGLQVDEQRLATNLEMTHGLILGEAVMLALGEQIGRLDAHRLVEQASKAALQNGRTLFEVLADNPSVTQHVPPSELRQLLDPAHYIGQACAQVDAVLALYTARANCT from the coding sequence ATGCCCGATACCAGCGCTCGCCTGACTCGCCTGATTTGCGGCACGCCGCTGATGAACGACATCTGGTCGCCGCACGTCACCTTGCAACGCATGCTGGATGTCGAGGCTGCGCTGGCACGAGCTTGCGCGGCGCACGGTGTGATCCCGTCGGGTGCGGTGGGGTTCATTGAAGCGGCTTGCGATGCCGCCTGTCTTGATGCCGAGGCGCTGGCGCGTGATGCCGCGCTGGCCGGTAATCTGGCGATTCCGCTAGTGAAGCAGCTCACCGCGCGGGTGAAGCAGCTTGATGCCGCCGCGGCGAAGTACGTCCATTGGGGCGCGACGAGCCAGGACATCATTGATACCGCCACGGTGCTGCAACTGCGCGATACCTTTGTGCTGCTCGACGAAGGCTTGAGGGCAGCCTGTGCCGCGCTGGCAAGGCAAGCGCAGGCGCATCGGACGACCCTCATGGCAGGCCGTACCTGGCTGCAGCAGGCATTGCCGGTTACGCTGGGGCTGAAGTTTGCCCAATGGCTGGACGCGATGCTGCGTCACGGTGAGCGTCTCGAAGCGTTGCGCACGCGCATGCTGGTGCTGCAATTCGGCGGCGCGGTAGGCACCCTGGCCAGCTTGCGCGATGCAGCGCCTGCTGTAACGCAAACGCTGGCTGCGGAGCTTGGGCTGGCGCTTCCCACATTACCGTGGCACACGCAGCGTGACCGCATTGCTGAAGCCGCGACTTACCTGGGTATGCTGACGGGTACGCTGGGCAAAGTAGCCCGCGATCTCTCCCTGCAAATGCAAACCGAGGTTGGCGAACTGGCCGAAGCTGCGGCAGCGGGTAAGGGTGGCTCGTCCACGATGCCGCACAAGCGCAATCCAGTGGGTTGCGCGGCGGTGCTGAGCGCGGCGATGCGTGCGCCAGGGCTGGTTGCCACGGTGCTGGCAGGCATGGTGCAAGAGCATGAACGCGCGCTGGGTGGCTGGCAAGCGGAGTGGGAGGCGTTGCCCGATCTCGCGCGGATTGCTGGCGGTGCGCTGGCGCAAACCGGACAAATCATTGCTGGGCTCCAAGTGGACGAGCAACGTCTCGCTACCAATCTTGAGATGACGCATGGGCTGATTCTCGGCGAAGCCGTAATGCTTGCGCTGGGTGAGCAAATCGGGCGGCTCGACGCGCACCGGCTGGTTGAGCAGGCATCGAAAGCTGCGCTACAAAACGGGCGCACGCTGTTTGAAGTCCTCGCGGACAATCCCTCGGTGACACAACATGTGCCACCGTCCGAGCTCAGGCAACTTCTGGACCCCGCTCATTACATCGGCCAGGCGTGCGCGCAGGTCGATGCCGTGCTCGCCCTCTATACCGCACGTGCCAATTGCACCTGA
- a CDS encoding aspartate aminotransferase family protein, which yields MTSQPISDDLSAFWMPFTANRQFKSAPRLLASAKGMIYRTPDGREVLDACAGLWCVNAGHCREEIISAITQQLATLDFGPTFQMGHPVAFEAATQVAALMPAGLDRIFFTNSGSEAVDTALKIALAWHRARGEGQRTRLIGRERGYHGVGFGGISVGGIAPNRKTFSGALLPAVDHLPHTHNLEHNAFTKGQPGWGEHLADELERLVTLHDASTIAAVIVEPVAGSTGVLIPPKGYLQKLRDICTKHGILLIFDEVITGFGRLGAPTASTYFGVTPDLLTMAKAINNAAIPMGAVAASRTIHDTIMNSGAPGAIELFHGYTYSAHPAAAAAAVATLELYRREDLFARAATLAPTFENAAHALRDARHVKDIRNLGLVAGIELEPRHGAPGARAYEAFVKCFEAGVLVRFTGDILAFSPPLIINEAQIAQVFETVRKVLATVE from the coding sequence ATGACTTCACAGCCCATCAGCGACGATCTGTCTGCATTCTGGATGCCATTCACCGCCAACCGCCAGTTCAAAAGCGCCCCGCGTCTACTGGCGTCGGCTAAAGGCATGATTTACCGCACGCCGGATGGACGCGAAGTACTCGACGCTTGCGCGGGGCTGTGGTGTGTCAACGCGGGCCACTGCCGCGAGGAAATTATCAGCGCGATCACGCAGCAACTCGCCACGCTTGATTTCGGGCCCACCTTCCAGATGGGCCACCCCGTCGCGTTCGAAGCCGCGACTCAAGTCGCGGCCTTGATGCCCGCAGGGCTCGACCGGATCTTCTTCACCAACTCGGGCTCTGAAGCAGTGGACACCGCGCTGAAAATCGCACTCGCCTGGCATCGGGCACGCGGCGAAGGCCAGCGCACCCGTCTGATCGGCCGCGAGCGCGGCTATCACGGTGTGGGTTTTGGCGGCATCTCGGTCGGCGGCATCGCGCCCAATCGCAAAACGTTCTCCGGCGCCCTGCTACCCGCCGTCGATCACCTGCCGCATACGCATAACCTTGAACACAATGCATTTACCAAAGGCCAGCCCGGCTGGGGCGAACATCTGGCGGATGAACTGGAGCGCCTCGTCACCTTGCACGACGCTTCGACCATCGCCGCGGTGATCGTCGAACCCGTTGCAGGATCGACCGGAGTACTCATTCCGCCGAAGGGCTATTTGCAAAAATTACGCGACATCTGCACGAAGCACGGCATCTTGCTGATTTTCGACGAGGTGATTACCGGTTTTGGCCGTCTCGGCGCACCCACGGCAAGCACGTATTTTGGCGTTACGCCGGACCTGCTGACAATGGCCAAGGCCATCAACAACGCGGCGATTCCGATGGGAGCAGTCGCCGCTAGCCGCACGATTCACGACACCATCATGAATAGCGGTGCGCCGGGGGCCATCGAACTCTTTCATGGCTATACCTATTCGGCCCATCCCGCTGCGGCGGCCGCCGCCGTGGCAACACTGGAGCTGTATCGCCGCGAAGACCTGTTCGCACGCGCCGCCACGCTTGCGCCCACGTTTGAAAACGCCGCCCATGCGTTACGCGATGCCCGACATGTCAAAGACATCCGCAATCTGGGCCTCGTGGCGGGCATTGAACTGGAGCCTCGCCACGGCGCTCCCGGCGCACGCGCCTATGAAGCGTTTGTCAAATGCTTTGAGGCGGGTGTGCTGGTGCGCTTTACGGGCGATATTCTGGCGTTTTCGCCGCCGTTGATCATCAACGAAGCACAAATTGCGCAGGTGTTCGAGACGGTGCGCAAGGTGCTGGCAACGGTCGAATGA
- the epsC gene encoding serine O-acetyltransferase EpsC, whose translation MSNVPSHHWGLEPIVAALRASREKLHRTRHPRGIRELPSRDSVVNIVNGLRAALFPTHYGAPDLTDETVDYYVGHTLESTLRLLAEQIRRALRFLPEYADTSELELRLQAYAIATEFAKQLPGIRALLVSDIQAAFAGDPAAQHITEILLCYPGICAMTHHRLAHALYRLGVPLLARFINEIAHSATGIDIHPGAQIGPSFFIDHGTGVVIGETAVIGEHVRVYQAVTLGAKSFAADINGALVKGNARHPLVEDDVVIYAGATILGRVTIGRGSVIGGNVWLTHSVPPGSSVSQGKIREGERTDAASGLQTG comes from the coding sequence ATGTCCAACGTACCTTCTCATCACTGGGGCCTTGAGCCGATTGTCGCCGCATTGCGCGCATCGCGTGAAAAACTGCACCGCACTCGTCATCCACGCGGTATCCGTGAGCTGCCATCGCGTGACTCGGTCGTCAATATCGTGAATGGTTTGCGTGCAGCCTTGTTTCCGACGCATTATGGCGCGCCGGATCTCACTGACGAAACGGTTGATTATTACGTCGGGCATACGCTTGAAAGCACCTTGCGCCTGCTGGCTGAGCAGATCCGGCGCGCCTTGCGCTTCTTGCCTGAATATGCGGACACTTCCGAGCTCGAATTGCGTTTGCAGGCGTATGCGATTGCTACTGAATTCGCCAAGCAGTTACCTGGCATTCGTGCGCTGCTCGTCAGCGATATCCAGGCGGCGTTCGCGGGCGACCCTGCTGCGCAGCATATTACTGAGATCCTGCTGTGCTATCCGGGCATTTGTGCCATGACGCATCATCGTTTGGCTCATGCGTTGTATCGGCTGGGCGTTCCGCTTCTGGCACGATTCATTAACGAAATCGCACATTCAGCGACCGGCATTGACATTCACCCGGGTGCGCAGATAGGGCCGAGTTTTTTCATCGACCATGGCACTGGCGTTGTGATTGGCGAAACCGCTGTCATCGGTGAACATGTGCGTGTGTATCAGGCTGTGACGTTGGGGGCAAAAAGTTTTGCCGCAGATATTAACGGTGCGTTAGTGAAGGGAAATGCACGTCATCCGCTGGTCGAAGATGACGTGGTGATCTACGCTGGCGCCACGATTTTGGGCCGCGTGACGATTGGGCGTGGCTCTGTGATTGGCGGCAACGTCTGGCTGACGCATAGCGTGCCACCCGGCAGTAGCGTTTCGCAGGGAAAAATCCGCGAAGGCGAGCGTACCGACGCCGCCTCGGGCTTACAGACGGGCTAA